The following proteins come from a genomic window of Prionailurus viverrinus isolate Anna chromosome D1, UM_Priviv_1.0, whole genome shotgun sequence:
- the WDR74 gene encoding WD repeat-containing protein 74 encodes MAATGARWNHVWVGTETGILKGVNLQRKQAANFTAAGQPRREEAVSALCWGAGGETQILMGCADKTVRYFSTEEGRFQGHKHCPGGEGTFRGLAQVDGTLITCVDSGVVRVWRNNDKEASSDPLLELSVGPGVCRMRQDPARPHVVATGGKENALKVWDLQGSEEPVFRAKNVRNDWLDLRVPIWDQDIQFLPESQKLVTCTGYHQVRVYDPASPQRRPVLEATYGEYPLTAMTLTPGGNSVIVGNTHGQLAEIDLRQGRLLGCLKGLAGSVRGLQCHPSKPLLASCGLDRVLRVHRIRNPRGLEHKVYLKSQLNCLLLSGRDDWEDQPQEPQEPKKAALEDTETDELWASLEAAAKRKLPDLEQTQGVLQTRRRKKQRPGSTST; translated from the exons ATGGCGGCTACTGGGGCACGCTGGAACCATGTGTGGGTGGGCACCGAGACCGGGATCCTGAAAG GGGTGAACCTTCAGCGCAAACAGGCGGCGAACTTCACGGCGGCAGGACAGCCGCGGCGCGAGGAGGCGGTGAGCGCCCTGTGCTGGGGCGCGGGCGGCGAGACTCAG ATCCTGATGGGTTGCGCCGACAAAACAGTGAGGTACTTCAGCACCGAGGAGGGCAGATTCCAGGGCCACAAGCACTGCCCCGGCGGGGAGGGCACGTTCCGAGGCCTCGCCCAGGTCGACGG CACCCTCATCACATGTGTGGATTCTGGGGTTGTCCGGGTCTGGCGTAACAATGACAAGGAAGCATCCTCTGACCCA CTCCTGGAGCTGAGTGTGGGTCCTGGGGTGTGCAGGATGCGCCAAGACCCAGCACGCCCGCACGTGGTTGCCACGGGTGGGAAAGAGAATGCTTTGAAGGTGTGGGACCTACAGGGGTCGGAGGAGCCTGTGTTCAGGGCCAAGAAT GTACGGAACGACTGGCTCGACCTGCGGGTTCCCATCTGGGATCAAGATATACAGTTCCTTCCTGAATCTCAGAAGCTTGTCACCTGCACAGGGTACCATCAG GTCCGTGTCTACGATCCAGCCTCTCCCCAGCGTCGGCCAGTCCTAGAGGCCACCTATGGAGAGTATCCACTTACGGCCATGACCCTCACTCCCGGGGGCAA TTCAGTGATCGTGGGCAACACTCATGGGCAGCTGGCAGAAATTGACCTTCGGCAAG gaCGCCTACTGGGCTGTCTGAAGGGGCTGGCAGGCAGTGTCCGAGGATTACAGTGCCACCCTTCAAAGCCCCTACTAGCCTCCTGTGGCTTGGACAGAGTCTTGAGGGTGCACAGGATCCGGAATCCACGGGGTCTAGAGCATAAG GTTTATCTCAAGTCTCAACTGAACTGCCTCCTCCTGTCAGGCAGGGATGACTGGGAG GATCAGCCCCAAGAGCCTCAAGAGCCCAAAAAGGCGGCCCtagaagacacagagacagatgaACTTTGGGCCTCCTTGGAGGCAGCCGCCAAGCGGAAGCTCCCTGATTTGGAGCAGACCCAAGGGGTTCTCCAAACCAGACGGAGAAAAAAGCAGCGGCCTGGATCCACCAGCACCTGA
- the TEX54 gene encoding testis-expressed protein 54, with translation MSQKPGAEPGGLAWAARSSGPLGTMGCCQDKDFQTSDDQAKEADSEEVEGTEEVDMDSPDQKTLKSNESLLITVLWRRLSLCSRRGSRSNKRHSVQSQKHALQQSNREGILEEPEKG, from the exons ATGTCACAAAAGCCAGGCGCGGAGCCTGGTGGGCTGGCGTGGGCGGCACGGAGTTCGGGGCCGCTCGGGACCATGGGCTGCTGCCAAGACAAGGACTTTCAGACCTCCGATGATCAGGCTAAGGAGGCTGATTCGGAGGAAGTCGAAG GCACCGAAGAGGTCGATATGGACTCGCCGGACCAAAAGACTCTCAAGTCGAACGAAAGCCTTCTGATCACCGTACTGTGGCGGCGGCTATCCCTGTGCAGCCGTCGGGGCTCTCGTTCAAACAAGAGGCACTCAGTCCAGAGTCAAAAGCATGCGTTACAGCAGAGCAACCGGGAGGGGATCCTGGAGGAGCCGGAGAAGGGGTGA